The Desulfococcus multivorans DNA window CTGGTATCCGGGCTGATATCCTCGGTCCGAAATGAGGTGACGACGGCAGGTATCGCAGCAGGCTTTTCAGTTCCGGCCACTTACGCGGCATGGAGCATCTTCGGAAAACAGCTGAGCGGTCGATATGCCCCCGAGGTCGTGCTTACCTATGCCTTCGGTATTGCGGCGCTGGTGCTTTTGCCCTTTCAGTTTTTCGTGGCGTCCCCATTGCCGGTGCCGCCACAGACGTGGCTCTGTTTCGCAGGCTTGATCGGACTGTCCACCGTCGCCGGTTTTTTTGCGTTTGCCTTCGGTCTGAAGCATCTGCCGGCCGGTGTCGCCACCGTTCTGGTGATGTCCGAAATTCTGTTTGTATCGGTATACGCTTATTCTCTTTGGGGGGAAATGATGACCCCCATTGAAAGCTTCGGAGCCTTGTTGGTCATATGCGGGGTTGTCGCCTTACTTCAGCGGCGAAAATATCGACCGACGGAAGATTGATTCCGGCGGCGCTCACATCCCCGACAAGGCTCTTTGCCGCATCTCCGTAAATGCCCGAGCCATAGCGAGAGCGACGGCAGGAACATGTTTTTATCGGCGGTATCGGCCGCCCCAACCCTCATTACGCATTGAAAAAGGGGAGGATAATGGTAAAATATTTTTTATTAGCCCCTGCGAATGACGGTTTTTCACCGGAAAGCCTTCCACGCCGCAGTCTGACTGGAACCCCAACTGGAGAAAAAAATGAGAAAACGATTTTGGTCCGCAATTTTGATCGGAACCCTGACCGTCGCCCTGCTGGCAACACCTGGAGCCGCTGCAGAAAAACTCCTGAAGGTGGGCGTCCTGGGACCCTTCACCGGTCCGTCGGCCAAGAACGGCGCCGAATTCAAGGCATCGGTGGAAATGGCCATGGAAAAGATCGGTTACAAAGTCGGCGACTACAAGATCGAGCTGGTCTGGATCGATTCTCAATCCGATCCGGCCAAGGCGGCCGGTGCCTATGCCGAAGCCGTCGAGCGCATGGGCATCGAGTGCGCCATGCAGAACTGGCATAGCTCGGTGGCTGTGGCGGCAATGGACGCGGCGGCCCAGTACAGGATTCCCCACTGGTTCGGGTTCGGCGCCACGGAGCTGGTCAATGAAAAATGGCGAAGCGATCCGGCCAGGTACAGCTACTGGGGGGGCAAGGGTTGGCCCGTTCCCGCAAAAATGGCCGTCGGTTATGTAGAATGCCTCGACAACGCCGTTGAGAAAAATCTATGGAAACCCGCCAACAAGAAGGTGGCCGTTTATGGAGAAGACACCGACTGGGGCCGCAGCCTGGGCAGCGCCCTCAAAAAGATGTTCGCCGACAAAGGGTGGGAGATCGTTTCCGAGGATTATTTCCCCATCACTCAAACCGATTTCTATCCCCTGCTGAGCAAATACAAATCCGCCGATGTCTCGGTCCTTGCCGGGACATCCACTATAGCCTCCACCATGACCGCCTTTGTCAAACAGGCTAATGAGGTGGGCCTCGGGTCGGTCATCATCGCCGACGGCCTCGGCTGGATGGGGGATTGGTACAAGATGGCGGGCCCCGGCTCCAACGGCGTCCTCGACATGATCCCCCAGCTCACCACTCCCGAGGCCAGGAAGTGGGCCGAAGACATCCAGGCCAGATATGGCTTCAACCCGAGCCCTTCGGCAGGCGGTCTCTGTTATGACGGCACCAACATGTTTATCAAGATTCTCAATCGCACCTTCGAAAAATACGGGGCGCTCAATAAAGAGAATATCCACAAGATCTTTGTCGAGGAGGTCCAGACCGGCAAGCTGACCTTCAGCAAGGCCGACGGTGCGCTCATCATGAACGAGTACCGATACACCGCCGAATCCGTCCCGGATCCGGTGGTCGGCAAGGATGCCTATTACTTCCCGGTGATCCAGTACACCGAAGGCAAGGGCGCCATCGTTTATCCCGAGGATTGGAAAGAGAAGGATTTCACACCAAAACAGTAAGGCTTGCCAGGGGCCCCAGCCCCAACCGGACACGTTGCTGCAACTGGAGTGTGCCATGCAAAGCTACATCCTCCTGAAATCATTTATCATGCTGTCGGCTCTCGGGGCCGCGTTCACTATCTTTTATCAGAAGGTCAAACGCCTCTACCGCCTGATGACGGCGGTGGACGGCAAGACGGAATTCAAGCTGGACCACGTCAAGGAGCGGATCATGGTCATCATCAAGGATGTCCTGGGGCAATCCAATGTACGGCGCAAGGCCCTTCCCGGCCTCTCCCACATGCTGATCTTCTTCGGATTCCTGGCGGTGCAGCCCCATTCACTTGAACTCATGATCAAGGGCGTCATTCCGGCTTTTGACGTGGCCCATCCGGCCCCCGGCGTCTACGGCGCCTATCTCTATATCGCCGACATCCTGGCGTCGCTGGTACTGGTGGGGTTTGCCTGCGCCATCTACCGCCGAACCCTCGTGCGGCCCAAATACCTGACCATGGGCGTCGACGCCAATCTGATCATCCTCTTTACCTGCGTCATCATCGTGACGTTTCTGTTCATCAACGCCTTCCAGACTCTGATGCCCTCGACCTTCGACTATTCGGCGGTGTTTCCCGTGTCGGGCGCCCTGGCCGCCTTCCTGAATCTGGGCCGGCTGACCCCGAACCAGGTCCTTGCCGGGTACGAGGTTTCCTACTGGATTCACATGGCCACGATCCTGGGCTTTCTGGTCTACATCCCCGGCTCCAAGCACCTCCACCTCCTGGCGGCGGCTCCCAACGTGTTCCTGAAGCCGCTCCAGCGGGAGAAGGCCATGGTCAAGACCGACATCGAAGACGAAAACGCCGAGAGCTTCGGTCTGGGCAAGGTCAGCGACCTGAACTGGAAAAACGTGCTGAATCTCTACGCCTGCACCGAATGCGGACGATGCGAGGAGCAATGCCCGGCAGCGAACACGGGCAAGCCCCTGTCGCCGAAACAGGTCATTCACGATGTCAAGATTGACCTGTTTCAACATGCCGATCCGCTCCTGTCGGGTTACAAGGAGAGCATCCAACCGATCATGCGGGAGGGTTCCCCCATCACTGACGACGTCATCTGGTCGTGCACCTCCTGCCGGGCCTGTGAGGACATCTGCCCGGTCAACATAGAACAGTTGGACTTCATTCTCGAAGTTCGTAAACATCAGGTTCTGATGGAGGCCAATTTCCCGCCTGAGATGCAGGAGACCTTCACCAACCTGGAAAATCAGGCCAACCCTTGGGGGTTCTCGGCCGACACCCGGGCCGACTGGGCCAGGGGCATGGACATTCCCCTCATGAGCGACCGTCCGGAGGCCGAGGTCCTTTGGTACGTCGGGTGCGCCGGTTCCTTCGACGACCGGGCCAAGAAGATTTCGAGGGCTCTGGCTCGCGTGATGCAACGCGCCGGGGTGGATTTCGCGATCCTGGGACCCGAGGAATCCTGCAACGGGGATCTGGCTCGGCGATCCGGCAACGAGTACCTCGCCCAGATCTTGATTCAACAAAACGCCGAGGTTTTCAATCAATACGGCCCCAAAAAGATCGTCACCGGGTGCCCCCACTGCTTCAACATCATCAAAAACGAATTCCCACAATTCGGTGCCGTCTACCCGGTGGTT harbors:
- a CDS encoding (Fe-S)-binding protein — its product is MQSYILLKSFIMLSALGAAFTIFYQKVKRLYRLMTAVDGKTEFKLDHVKERIMVIIKDVLGQSNVRRKALPGLSHMLIFFGFLAVQPHSLELMIKGVIPAFDVAHPAPGVYGAYLYIADILASLVLVGFACAIYRRTLVRPKYLTMGVDANLIILFTCVIIVTFLFINAFQTLMPSTFDYSAVFPVSGALAAFLNLGRLTPNQVLAGYEVSYWIHMATILGFLVYIPGSKHLHLLAAAPNVFLKPLQREKAMVKTDIEDENAESFGLGKVSDLNWKNVLNLYACTECGRCEEQCPAANTGKPLSPKQVIHDVKIDLFQHADPLLSGYKESIQPIMREGSPITDDVIWSCTSCRACEDICPVNIEQLDFILEVRKHQVLMEANFPPEMQETFTNLENQANPWGFSADTRADWARGMDIPLMSDRPEAEVLWYVGCAGSFDDRAKKISRALARVMQRAGVDFAILGPEESCNGDLARRSGNEYLAQILIQQNAEVFNQYGPKKIVTGCPHCFNIIKNEFPQFGAVYPVVHHTEFLFDLHKQGRLVPNGKSVGDFTFHDSCYLGRWNGIYTAPRNLLTSMNGGGRLVELERHGDKGFCCGAGGGRMFMEEAIGKRINTDRAEEVAASGVPTVAAACPFCATMLADGLMETKAEVAVKDIAEIIDEATASAADQGERA
- a CDS encoding DMT family transporter, with product MKGHREASMMWGYLAVMTAAACWGTSGIFIQLIMTQIDIPAAALAFWRDTAAFLAFSCISGMFRRREELRIQKSDRIWLILMGFSLGLFHVSWNLGIFLNGPAITTVQQAAMPVIVILVARIVWQEAFTVRKIAAVTLIATGTILVSGLISSVRNEVTTAGIAAGFSVPATYAAWSIFGKQLSGRYAPEVVLTYAFGIAALVLLPFQFFVASPLPVPPQTWLCFAGLIGLSTVAGFFAFAFGLKHLPAGVATVLVMSEILFVSVYAYSLWGEMMTPIESFGALLVICGVVALLQRRKYRPTED
- a CDS encoding ABC transporter substrate-binding protein; translation: MRKRFWSAILIGTLTVALLATPGAAAEKLLKVGVLGPFTGPSAKNGAEFKASVEMAMEKIGYKVGDYKIELVWIDSQSDPAKAAGAYAEAVERMGIECAMQNWHSSVAVAAMDAAAQYRIPHWFGFGATELVNEKWRSDPARYSYWGGKGWPVPAKMAVGYVECLDNAVEKNLWKPANKKVAVYGEDTDWGRSLGSALKKMFADKGWEIVSEDYFPITQTDFYPLLSKYKSADVSVLAGTSTIASTMTAFVKQANEVGLGSVIIADGLGWMGDWYKMAGPGSNGVLDMIPQLTTPEARKWAEDIQARYGFNPSPSAGGLCYDGTNMFIKILNRTFEKYGALNKENIHKIFVEEVQTGKLTFSKADGALIMNEYRYTAESVPDPVVGKDAYYFPVIQYTEGKGAIVYPEDWKEKDFTPKQ